In Cryptomeria japonica chromosome 10, Sugi_1.0, whole genome shotgun sequence, a genomic segment contains:
- the LOC131026729 gene encoding E3 ubiquitin-protein ligase SIRP1 → MASVMGSEFWCYRCEEAVNLLPGDMSCPRCSEGFVEQMRDRTPPVPRMFGLFSDGGGGGGSSRRRRRSYFRGDDDEGEGGARLVVVGHSAIMELIQSLGSSERSSPSADDENEDEDDDDDDRMDRMDRMERRMEERDRERERERERERDRERERGGSEGLNVTLVLQRRVRGGLEENLGILFESEERGRGGSSSSRGSGGGLPRSLGDYFIGPGLDLLIQRLAENDPNRYGTPPACKSAVEAMPVVKICQDHLNSDFNQCVVCMEEFELGGETRQMPCKHIYHADCIFPWLKLHSSCPVCRFQMPTETDTSTKKADTSAEEDATPNPPSTTSSAEATQDNNNNNNNNGASSSSGASPPGNRRPPWLWSLFHPHSENADGQGSGSSRGDST, encoded by the coding sequence ATGGCGTCCGTAATGGGTTCTGAGTTTTGGTGCTACCGGTGCGAGGAAGCAGTGAATCTGTTGCCGGGGGATATGTCTTGCCCTAGATGTTCAGAGGGTTTTGTTGAACAGATGCGGGATCGAACCCCGCCAGTTCCAAGGATGTTTGGTCTCTTTAGCGATGGCGGAGGTGGCGGAGGAAGCAGCAGGCGGCGGCGTAGATCCTACTTCCGCGGTGACGATGATGAGGGCGAAGGTGGAGCGAGGCTGGTTGTGGTGGGCCACTCCGCCATCATGGAGCTCATACAGTCCCTCGGCTCCTCCGAAAGAAGCTCTCCTTCTGCCGATGATGAAAATGAGgacgaagatgatgatgatgatgatcgcATGGATCGCATGGATCGCATGGAGCGGCGAATGgaggagagggatagggagagagaaagggagagggaaagGGAAAGAGAtcgggagagagagaggggaggctCAGAGGGGCTGAATGTGACCCTAGTGCTGCAAAGGCGGGTGCGCGGAGGACTGGAGGAGAATTTGGGGATCCTGTTCGAGAGTGAGGAGAGAGGCAGAGGAGGATCTAGCAGTAGCAGGGGATCTGGTGGGGGACTGCCCAGGAGCCTGGGGGATTACTTCATAGGACCGGGGCTAGATCTGCTCATCCAACGCTTGGCTGAGAATGACCCTAATCGCTACGGCACTCCCCCGGCTTGCAAATCAGCTGTTGAGGCCATGCCAGTTGTCAAGATCTGCCAGGATCACCTTAACTCTGACTTTAACCAGTGCGTTGTCTGTATGGAGGAGTTCGAGCTAGGTGGGGAGACGCGTCAGATGCCATGTAAGCACATCTATCATGCTGATTGCATCTTCCCCTGGCTCAAGCTGCACAGTTCATGCCCCGTCTGCCGCTTCCAGATGCCAACTGAGACTGACACGTCAACTAAGAAGGCCGACACGTCGGCTGAGGAGGACGCAACCCCAAATCCCCCATCCACTACTTCCTCCGCCGAGGCTACAcaggacaacaacaacaacaacaacaacaacggtGCCAGCTCTTCGAGCGGAGCTTCGCCACCTGGCAACAGAAGGCCACCGTGGTTGTGGAGCCTCTTCCATCCACATTCAGAAAATGCCGATGGCCAGGGCTCAGGCTCATCACGCGGTGACTCGACTTGA